A stretch of DNA from Mycobacterium senriense:
ACCCCCAGACGTTCGCGCGCTCCAAACTGGCCTGGGCCGAGGTCGACACCGGCGAGCACGCCCGGCTGCTCGGCCTGTATCGCGACCTGATCGCCTTGCGGCGCAACCACCCCGACATGGCCGATCCCTGGCTGGAACACCTCGCGGTCGAATTCGACGAGGACGAACGCTGGATCAGCATGTCACGTGGCCGGTTGCGCATCGTGTGCAACCTCGGCGCCGAGCAGGTTAGGGTCCCCCTCACCGGCGAGGTGGTGCTGGCCTGGGACGAGCCGGACGTCGATGCCGACGGCACTGTGCTACAAGGCCATTCGTTCGCCATCCTGTCGGTCTGAGCGGCCTGTGGATAACTGAATAGCGGCACGGCGGGCGCACCCCCGATGATGCCGCCATGAGTCAATCTGAATTCGGTCCCCCGCTAAGGCGGATTTGTCTGCGCAAGCCGAGCCGCCGCGCCACCAATCCGGCGTCGGGCCGCCGCACCGTGCGTCACGACATGCCGCCGTATCCCAGCGTCGAGCAATTGTGGAGCGGCCCCGGGCCCGGCGCCGGTGACGACCAGGAGGGCGCTTGAGCCGCGGCTAGACGGTGGCCCGCCCGGCCGGATGCACCGCCCGGGCGACCGCGTCGGCGAGTGGATCGATCTCGTCGGGAGTCACGTCGGAGATCGTGATGCGGATGCCCGGCGGCGTGTTCATCCGGAACCGGCTGCCCGGGGCCGCCGCCCAGCCCCCGCCGAGCAGCCGCGATACCGCGACCGTCTCGTCGGGAACCGGCACCCACACGTTGAGCCCGGAGCGGCCGTGAGCCGGTAGACCGCGTTCGGTCAGGGCGCCGCAGAGCCGTTGGCGGCTGTCGGCGTAGTGCCGCTCGGCCGTCGCGACCAGCTCCCCGGCCGCCTGGTCGGACCACAGGGCGACGGCGAGCCGCTGCAGGAAGTGGCTCACCCAGCCCGGCCCGAGCCGCAACCGGCCGTGCACGCGCTCAATCGTGCGGTGGTCCCCGGCCAGCACGGCCACCCGCAGGTCGGGGCCGTACGCCTTGGATGCCGAGCGGACGAACGCCCAGTGCGCGGTGCAGCCGGCCAGGGTGTGCAGCGGTGCCCCGGAGATGCCCGCGCAGTGGTCGTCTTCGACCAGCAGCAGATCCTCGGCCCGCCGCGCCAACAGCGGACGCAGCGACTCGGCGCGATGCGCCGAAAGCGCAGCGCCAGTGGGGTTTTGGGCGCGGTTGGTGAGCACCAGCGCACGCACCCCACTGCCCAGCGCCCGGGCCAGGTCGTCGGCCAGCGGGCCTTCGTCGTCGACCCGCACCGGTTCGGCCGAAAGCCCCAGTGCGGCAAAGAGATCGAGGAGGTTGGCCCAGCCCGGATCCTCGACGGCGACACGATCACCGGGGCGCAGATGCGCGGTGAGCGCGCGCTCGATGCCGTCCAGCGCGCCGCTGGTCACGGCCAGGTGATCGGCGGGGATCCCGTCCGCGAGCAGCGCACGGCGGGCGAATTCCTCCAGCGCCGGCGAGACGGCCGGCTCGCCGTACAGCACGGGAGGGCCGGCACCCGGGCCGGCCAGCGAGGCGCCGGCGATGGGCAACAGGTCCGGGTGCGGGTTGCCGGTCGACAGGTCGCGCACGCCCGCGGGCACGTCGAGGCCGAGCAGCGAGCGCGGGGTGGTCGCCGGGCGATGACGCACGCGGGTGCCGCGCCGGCCGGCGGTCTCGACGGCCCCGCGATGCCGCAGCAGGCGGTAGGCCGCGGCGGCGGTGTTCGCGTTCACGCCGAGCCGGGTGGCCAGCTCGCGCACCGGCGGGAGCGCATCGCCGGGAGCCAGGGAGCCGGCCGAGATCGCCGCTTCGATGCTGGCGGCTATGGATTCCGCCCCGGATCCGGTTATGCTGTTTTGTACTGGCACGCAATCCATTATGTACTAGAACAAACTAGAGGGCAATCTTGTGGACACCGCATACCAGCCGACGGCACGCACCACCCCGACCCGCTACCGGGAGCGCGCCCGCTACGAGCGCAGCGCCATTCGCGACATCCTCGACGAGGCGCTGATCTGCCACCTGGGCTACTCGAGCGCCGGTCGGGACGGTGGTCTTGCCCACGACACATGCCCGGCTCGACGAAACGCTCTACCTGCACGGTTCGACGGGCGGCGGCCCATTGCTGGCGGCCAGGGCGGCCCAGGCGTCCGGGTCGGGCCTGCCGGTCTGCGTCACCGTCACCCTGGTCGACGGGCTGGTGCTGGCCCGGTCGGCGATGCACCACTCGGTGAACTTCCGCTCGGTGGTCGCGGTGGGCGACGCCCGCGTCGTCGACGATCCGGCGGAGAAGTCGCGCGCGCTGAGCTGCCTGCTCGACCACATCGCGCCGGGGCGCGCCGCCGACTGCAGGGCGCCCGATGCCCGCGAGCTCGCCGCGACCGGGGTGCTCGCGCTCGACCTCGTCGAGGTGTCGGCGAAGGTGCGCAGCGGTCCCCCGGCCGACGATCCGCAGGACCTTCCGCTGCCTCACTGGGCGGGCGTGGTGCCGCTGAGCCTCACGGCCGGAACGCCGGTGCCCGCCGACGACCTCGACCCCGGGGTCGCGCTGCCGCGCTACCTGGGGGCTAGCTACTTCGACCTGAAAAACGGTTGATGGTCTGAGGGCGCTCGAGCTGACGGCCGAGGCTGGTCGATCGGGCTGCTGGTCTGCGCTGTTCATGCGGCCAGGGCGCTGATCTTGACCAGGTTGTGGGCGAAGACTCCGTGTCCGCACCAGGTTCGAGCTCCCGTCAGGGTGGTCAACTCGGTGCGGTTCCAACCGTAGCTGCGTTTGAGGTGGTTGATCCGGCCTTCACATCCGGTTCGCCATTTGATCTTGGTGCGGAATGCTCTTCGGTGTTCGAACTCCCGGCGGGTGGCACTGGGCTTATTGGCACGCGGGATCGCGACGCGGCGAACCCCGAGGTCGTGCAGTTCGGTTTCCACCGACGCGTATCCATAGCCGCGATCAGCAGTCACCGCTGTTGGTGCACCACCGGTGCGTTCTGTTATGCGTGCGATGGCCGGCACCAATTGCGGTGCATCAGCAGGGTTTCCGGTCTCGACGGTGTGGTCGAGGATGACCCCGTCGGCGTTGTCTACGACCTGGGCTTTGTAACCGAACTCCACCGGCTTACCGAGCCGACCCTTGCGGATGGGGCGGGCATCGACGTCATGGAAACTGACCATCCGGGTCGCTGAATCAGGCATCACTCCGGCCAGCCGGCTGCGGGTCTGAGCCACCACTAGAGCGGTGCGTTGCAACAGCGTATCGAGGTCATTGATCGCTCGGCGCAATTGGCCGCAACGCCGACCGGTCGCGGTGGGCAGACTCCGTCGGGCGTTGCGCAGCACCGCCTGGGCATCACGCACCGTCGATTCGGCGATACCGGCCAGATCCCCGGTAATCCGCAGCACCGCAGCCTGGCCCTCCTCGCGCGCCGCTGCACCGCGCAGACGCAGCTTGGCCGCGATCGAACGGGCCCGCTGCCCCCGCGGAGCGACTGCGGTCGCGCACCCGGGTGCGCGTCGCTCCGCCGGCGGCTTGAATACGCGTGATCGTGCCAGCGATGCTGCCCACGGCCTTGGCCAACAAACCCGAGTCGGTCGGATAGGCCACCGCCGCTGGCACCACGGTGGTATCCGCACGGACCTTGTCGGTTCGCAGCAATTTGCGCTCGGTGGCTTTGGCCAACAGCGCATCGTTGAGCCCGGCCACCGCAGCATCGCCGCACCGGCGGGTCAGCTTCATCAACGTGGTCGGATGCGGGACCCGTGTGCCGAACGGGATTCGGCAAAACCGTTGCCAGGAAATCGAATCACCCACCTCACGACACAGCGACTCATAACCCAGCCCGTAACGGAACTTCAGGAACATCATCCGCAGATAGGTCTCCATCGGTACCGACGGACGCCCCATTCGTGCGTCGAAAAACGACACGAAAGGCGCGAAGAACGCTGGGTCGTCGAGCAGCCTGTCCACCCGCGCCAATTCGTCGGGCAACACCAGCAGCTCCGACGGCAGTATCGCGTCCCACAACGACGGCTGGTCGTTTAAAGTTCTCAGCACGATGGCCTCGATCCCTTCTTGCCCAAGGGTTCGAGGCCATCATCTCGTCAAACAACGGCCACTTCAGCCACCGCCACACCCCGACTTTTTCAGGTCGAAGTAGCTAGAGCAGCAGGTATCGGTAGGCCGGCGAGCCCGGTTTGAGGCTCTCGACGTGCAACTCCGTCGCACGCATCCGGGCCAGCAGGCCGTCCAGGTCGGCCGACGACCCCAGCTGGATGCCGACCAGCGCCTCACCGGTCTCCCGGTTGTTGCGCTTGACGTACTCGAACAGGGTGATGTCGTCGTCCGGCCCGAGCACCGTGTCGAGGAAGCGGCGCAGCGCGCCGGGTTCCTGCGGAAAGTCCACCAGGAAGTAATGCTTGAGGCCGAGGTGGACCAGCGAGCGCTCGAGCACCTCGCCGTAGCGCGACACGTCGTTGTTGCCGCCCGAAATCAGGCACACCACAGTGGATCCCGGCTCGATGTCGGCGTCCAGCAACCCGGTGACGGACAGCGCACCCGCGGGCTCGGCGATGATGCCCTCGTTCTGATACAGCCCGAGCATCGAGGTGCACACCGCTCCCTCGTCGACCGCGGTGATCGACACCATGTCGCCGGCGGCCGCCAGCGCGGCGTAGGTCAGGTCGCCCGCCCGGCGCACCGCGGCACCGTCGACGAACTGGTCGACGTGGTCCAGCGTCACCGGCTCGCCGGCGGACAGCGCGGCCATCATCGCCGCGGCGCCGGCCGGCTCGACGCCCAGCACCGAGGTGTTGTCGGTGCGCTCGGCGAGATAGGTGGTGATGCCGGCGATGCAGCCGCCGCCGCCCACCGGGACGACCACCAGGTCCGGCTCGTTGTCGAGCTGATCGAGCAGTTCGACGCCGATGGTGCCCTGGCCCGCCATGGTGCGCAGATCGTCATAGGGCGGCACCAGGGTGGCGCCGGTGCTCTGCACGTCGGCCAGCGCCGCCTCGGCGGCGAGGTCGTAGGTGGTGCCGCCCACGATCAGGTCGATGAAGTCGCCGCCGTGATAGCGGATCCGGTCGCGCTTCTGCATGGGCGTCTTGGCCGGCACATAGACGCGGCCGTGCACCTGCAACATCCGGCACGCGTAGGCGAAACCCTGCGCGTGGTTGCCCGCCGAGGAGCACACCACGCCCGCGGCCAGCTCCGCCTCGGACAGCTGGACCAGCAGGTTGTAGGCGCCGCGCAGCTTGTAGGAGCGCACGATCTGCAGGTCCTCGCGCTTGAGGTAGACCTGCGCGCCGGTGAGCGCCGATAACCGATCGCTGAACTGCAGCGGGGTCGGCGCGACCACCGCGGCGATCCGCTTGGCCGCGCTGTCGATGTCAGCCGCGGATAACGGCGAGACGCTCGGGCTCTGGCTCAATTCGGCGGACACTGATTAATGGTGCCACGACGGCCGACCAACTCCGGAATTCAGCCGACCGGGGTCAGCACGAACACCGGGATCTGGCGGTCGGTCTTGGTCTGATACTCGGCGTAGTCCGGCCACGCCTGCACGGCACGCTCCCACCAGGTGGCCTTCTCATCGTCGAAGACCTCCCGGGCCTCGTAATCGCGGGTCACCGAGCCGTCCTGCAGCTCGACGCGGGGGTTCTTCTTGATGTTGTGGTACCAGACCGGGTGCTTCGGCGCCCCGCCCAGTGAGGCGACGACCGCGTACTGGCCGTCGTGCTCGACCCTCATCAGCGGTGTCTTGCGCAGTTTGCCGGTCTTCGCGCCGACCGTGGTCAGCAGAATGATCGGCTTGCCCTTCATGTCGGCGGCCTCGGCTCCCCCCGACTCGGCGTATTTGTCGGCTTGCTCGCGAGACCAATCCAATGGGCTCGGCAGGTACTCCCCTTTTAGCGGCATGGCCTCAACTCTAGGCGCGGTTTTCGCGGTCCGGCGAGGCCTGTGATAAGGGTGCCGCCCCGGTGAGGTAGTGGGCGAGCACCGGGCGCAGCCATTCGGTCAGCGTCGCGTCGTCCATCGCGGCCAGCGCGGGCATCCCGACGACGTTGCGCGCCATGGCGATTCCCAACACCTGCGATCCCACCATCGCGGTCCGCTCGGCGGCGCGGTCGGGCGTGACGGAGGCCAGGGCCGGCGTCACCTTCTCGACGAACACCTCCAGCAGCGCGTCGGCGGCCGTGCGGTTGGTGGCCGCCGCGCGCAGCAGCGGCAGAAACGACCCGGCCGGATCCCACACCCGGATGAGCAACGGCACCAGCACGTCGGCGATGCGGTCCGGGGCGACGCCGGTGAGGTCCGGGAAGGTGATGTCGAGCCGCGAGACCGCGGCGAACAGGTCGGCCTTGTTGCCGAAGTAGTGCATGACGAGCGCGGGATCGACGCCGGCCTCGGCCGCAATCGAACGGATGGTGGTCCGCTCGAAGCCGTGCGTAGAGAACAGGGTCCGCGCCGCACCGAGGATCGTCGCGCGGGTGACTTTGCCGTCGCGGGTGGGCATGCCGAAATTCTAGTTCAACAACTGTTGACATCGCCAACAACCGAGCTTAGGTTGATTTCAACAGTTGTTGAACCGGTTGGCCGAGGAGGCCGGACATGACCGTGACCGTCATCCAGATCGGGCTCGATCCTGACGTGATCGATTACTCGTCACCCGAGTTCGCCCAGTTCGCGGGCCTGTCGAGGGAGGTGCTGCGGGCCGCCAACGACGACAACGTGGCGGGTCTGCGTGCCGCCGGCTACCAGGTCGACAACTGCCTGATCGACTTTGGCACCGCCGGCGCCGAGAAGGCCGGCGAGTGGCTGCGCGCCAAGCGCTACGACGCCGTGCTGATCGGCGCCGGGATTCGCCTGGTCGTCGGCAACACCCTGCTGTTCGAGTCGATCGTCAACATCGCGCACATCACCCAGCCCGGCTGCCGCTTCGTCTTCAACCAGGCAGCGCAATCCACCCCCGGCGACATCCGTCGCTGGTACCCGCAACCGGAAGGAGCGGTCCGATGAGTACAACTACCGTTCGCGAGGTCGACGTCCTGGTGGTCGGGGCCGGCCCCACCGGCCTTACCGCCGCGGGTGACCTGGCCCGCGCCGGACGGTCGGTCACGGTGTTGGAGCGCTGGCCCGCCGAAAACCCGACCAGCCGCGCGTTCGCCGTCATGCCCCGGACGCTGGAGGTCCTCGACGCGCGCGACGCTGCCGACGAGCTGCTCGCGGTCGGGCAGCGCGGGCCGGACGTGACCCTGTTCGCCAGGGCCCGCCTCGACCTGACCCGCCTCAATTCGGCCTACCCGTTCGTCCTGATCACCCCGCAGACCAACGTCGACGCGGCACTGCGCCGCTACGCGGTGGCCGAGGGGGCCGACATCCGGCGCGGCGTCGAGGTGGTCGCGCTCGAGCAGGACGCCGCGGGCGTCACCGTCACCGCCCGCCCCAAGGGCGACGGCGATCCCGCACACCGGCAGACGTGGCGGGCGCGGTACGTGCTCGGCGCCGACGGGGCGCACAGCACGGTCCGCACGCTGCTGGGCGTCGAGTTCCCCGGCAAGATGGTGCTGACCTCGCTCATGCTGGCCGACGTCAAGCTGGCCCACGGCCCGTCGCGCGGCGGGCTGGTGGTGAACACCACCGGTGACGTGTTGGGGTTCTTGGCCCCCTACAACCGCCACGACGGGGACGGCTCGTGGTACCGGGCCCTGGTCTGGGACCGCGACCACCAGCTGCCCGACAGCGCGCCCGTCGACGACGCCGAGATCATCGACGTCCTGGCCCGCGCCATGCGAACCGACTTCGGCGTGATCGAGATCGGCTGGAAGTCCCGATTCCATTGCGACGAAAGGCAAGTCGCGCAGTACCGGCACGGACGCGTGTTCCTGGCCGGCGACGCCGCGCACGTGCACTCACCGATGGGCGGCCAGGGCATGAACACCGGCATTCAGGACGCCGCGAACCTGGCCTGGAAGCTCGACGCGGCGCTCGGCGGCGCCGCCGACGCCCTGCTGGACACCTACCAGGACGAACGCCACCCGATCGGCAAGCGGGTGCTCTTGCAGTCCGGGATGATCGCCCGGGGCGCGACGCTGCACCGGCGGCCCGCGATATGGCTACGTAACCTGTTGGCGCCCAACCTGCTTCGGATACCCGCGGTGCAGGACTTCGTGGCCGGCAGTTTCGCGGGCACGACGTTGCGGTACGGCCGGCGCGGACCGGTGGGCACCCGCGCCGCCGCGATACCCCTCGTCGAGGGACGGTTGGCCCACTTGCAGCGCGGCGGCGGCTTCGTCTTCATCCGCGAATACGGTGCCGCCCCGGTCGCGACACCCGGGATGCTGCAGGCCGAACGCGCCGACCGCGGGCCGGCCGTGCTGGTGCGTCCCGACGGCTACATCGCGTGGGCCGGTGCGTCGGCCCAGGCGCCGGACCGGATCACGAACATGGCCGCGGCAACTACCGTGCACGCGCGGTGATTTCGTTCTAGCCCGCGTTACCGGGTTGGACGAACGCCCGGAGATGACGGCGGGTCTGGTGGTCTTCCGCGCCGGGCTCGCCGTCGCTGTGCCGGCCCCGCGTGTAATCCCCTTGCCACGGCACCTTCTCGTTACCGGCGCCGCCCGCCGCCTCCTGCTCGCGGCCCAGTGCGCCGCGTGAACCGAGGAAGTGTTCGTGCTTGCGGCGCAGTTCCTCGTCGGATTCGATGGGCCGAAGTTCGGGGGCGAACTCCTCCAGCTCGGCCCGGCGTTGCGGCACGATCATGCAGATCGGCTCGCCGACCTCGAATCGCACCGGCATGAACTCGCGGGTGAACTTCCAGTTCATGCTGAAACTCGAACTGGACCAATCGGTTTCGACGATGCCTTCCAACGGGGAGACGGCGTCCTTCGGGTAGTTGGCCGGCCCGCGGGCCAGGAGGTTGTAGCCCGGCGGGGTGCGAAACAGGATCGGCAGGTGCCAGGTCAAGATGCCGTAGCCGAAGTGGCTCGACGGCAGGAACTGGCCGCTCTCGCGGGTGTCGGGAGCGATCATCAGGTTCGTGCGGTCGTTGCCGCCCATCCACGTCGCCGTGAACGCGCTGCGGTTGCGCACCTCCCAGCCGCTTTGGTTCGCGATCAGCATCGGCAGGCACCGGTGCGGCCACCCTTGCCGTATCTCCGACATCCACTCCCGGCCGATCGGCGCGGGGCTGATCGGGGGGGCGATCTCATGGGTGACGTACCCGATCAGTGGGCGGGACTGCCCACTGGACTTCTCACTCATCAAATCCTCGCTTCACCGGCCCTATCGAACACCGTCGACCATCACCGACGTCGCCAACGCACTATCGCGACCAAACGTTAACGGTCCGTGAACCGCAGCGCGCGCCAAGGACCGGCGATCAGCGCGTTCTGGCCAGCTCGGCGATGGTATTCACCCGCCGGACCGCGGTGGCGATCTCGTCGGCGAACTCGCGGCGCCGCCGGGCGATGTTCAGGTCATCGAAGCCGTCCACGAGTTCCCGATGCCGCACCAGCCGCAGCGCCGTCTTGAACAGTTCCATCGACCTCGACTCGGCGCTGGCGATCCTGCGCTGCAGCTCCCACTGCTTGCCCACTTCCAGGCACTCGGCAAGAAACGCGTCCTCGTCGAACGATTCGTCCTCGTAGGCGGCCAGCCGGTCCGCGACGACGTGGTAGGCGTCCAGGAACGGGCGCAGCACCAGGTGCGCCAGCAGCACGTCGGCCTTTTCCAGCAGGCCCCGCACGTCGGCCACGCCGGCCGCCTTGCTGGTGTCCTCCACCCGCCCGATCAGGCGCACCTCGTCGGCAAGTTCCTTCTCGAACTGCGCGCGCGCCGAGAACAAGAACTCGAATTTCAGCAACTCACGCAGGCGTAACGCCTCATCGCGCACAGCCGTGGGGTGTACCAGGGCGTCCACCGACTCCTCGGCGTTTTCCGCGGCGGCCAGCAATGCCGTCTCGGCGATCGCACGGTCGACCACGATGTGGATCGCCGCGTTGCGGTAGAACGCGGCGACCAGGTGCTGCTCCGCGCCGATACCCCAGACCGGTTCCGTGCCCGCGTCGTAGACGCTGACGACGCCGGAGGCGACCAATTGCTGCAGGGTCCAGCGGATGGTCGAGCGGTTCGTCAGATCGGCGGCCCCGGCGACAGCCCAGTTGTGCGCGGCGATGTAGCTCGCCAGCGGCCGCACCGTGGCCAATACCTCGCTGATGGACAGCGAGCGGTCGGCCCCCAACAGGGCAAGGCTGACCACCGCGGTCGGGGTGACCGGCGTCGCGCGATTTATCCGGTGCTCGACGTCCAACGCGATGCGCTCGATTTCGGTGCCTGTGCCGGACTCCTCGGCGCGCAGCTCCTCGAGGCGCTTGCGCAGCGGCAACGGTTCACCGAAGTCCAGGTAGGCGCGGCCGAGCCGCTCACCCTGCTGGCGTGCCAGCCGGATCAGGAAGCGAAAGTCTTCCGGCCGCTTCGTCGCACCATAGGCCTCGGTGGTCATGGCTTCCACCTCGTGCAGCTGGTCGTAGACGATCGACGTCGGCACCAAATACACTTCGGGGCCATCGATTTCGTCGACCGCGTCGGCGATGTAGCGCAGGATTCCGAACACCGGGGGACGCAGCTTGCCGGTCCTGGTCCGGCCCCCCTCGATGGACCAGGTCAGGTTGGCGTGGTTTTGCACCAGCTGCGCGGCGTAGGCGCGCAGCACGAAGCGGTAGACCGGAATGTCCTTGGTCTGCCGACGGATGAAGATGGTCCCGGTGCGCTTGGCCCAGACGCCCATCGGGAAGAAGTTCAGGTTGGCGCCGCCGAAGGTGAGCGCGGGTGAGAGCCGGTTGGCCTGGATCACCTCGGGCAGCAGTAGGCCGTCCAGGTAGGAGCGATGGGAAAAGGAAAACGCCAGCGTGGCTTTGCGATCCAGCTTGCGCAGCGCAGCGATCTGGTCCTCGTCGGTCAGCACATCATAGGCGCGCATCAGCCAGCAACTGAAGCTGCGCCAGGCCTTCACCGCTTGCTGGTCCAGCGAGGGCGCCATCTCGCGCAGATAACAGGCGGCCTCGGCGCGCACGCTCTCCGGGTCGCGGCCCAGGTCGTGGGCCAGCTTGTCCAGCCGCTGCGCATACCATGGCGCGCCCAGCAATTCGACGACCTCGGCCGGGTCGGTCGACAGCGGCGATGTCGATTCGGTGACCAGACCAGTGCGCTGCAACAACTTTCGCACTCCCACCCGGCCGATCTCCCGGGCGGTCCCCGCCGGTCCCCCGCTCATGCCGGCTGCACCGTGGCGGCTTCGGCGGGCTCGTGCACCTCCGGATGCGGTTCGGGTGCGTAGAGCTCTTCGATCTCGGCGGCGTACTTCGACATGATCGGCTTGCGTTTGAGCTTCATCGTCAGCGTGATCTCGTCACCGCCGGGTTCCCACAGGTGGGCAGGATGCGGAACCGTTTGATCTGTTCCACCCGGGAGAGTTTGTCGTTGCCCGCGGCCACCCCGGCCGCGACCTGCGCGACGACCTCGGGGTCGGCCGCCAGGGCGGCCGCCGAGGCGTCGGGCAGGCCGCGCTGGACCGCATACGGGCCCACCGAGTCGGCGTCGAAGACCATCAGTGCGGTGTTGTACGGCCGTCCGTCGCCGATGGTGATCATCACCCCGACCATGGGACACGCGGCCAGGATGGCGTTCTCAATGTTGGCCGGGGACATGTTCTTTCCGGCCGCATTGATGATCAGCTCCTTCTTGCGATCCACCACGCGCAGGTAGCCTTCGGCGTCGGCCTCCAGGATGTCGCCGGTGTGCAACCAGCCCTCGGCGTCGATCGCCTCGGCCGTCTTCTCCGGCTCCTTGCGGTAGCCCCTCATCACCAGCGGACCGCGGACCAAGAACTCGCCGTCGTCGGCGATCCGGCCCTCCAGCCCGGGCAGCAGCTTGCCGACCGAACCCAGCCGGGCCTCACGCGGGTGACTCACCGCCGCAACGCAACTCAGCTCCGACATCCCCCACACCTCGGCGATCGGAATCCCGATGCCGGCAAAGAAGGCCAGCGTCTCCCTGGGGATCGGCGCCGCGCCCGAGACCGCCCAGCGCAGTTCGCCGAACCCGAGCCGCTCGCGCAGCCTGCACAGCACCAGCTCGTCGGCCCGGGCCCATTCGGCGGCCAGCTCGTCCGACATCCGGCCACCGGTCAACAGGGCATCGGCGCGCCTGGCGGCCACCGCCATCGCCCACTGCAACGCTTGACGCTTGACCTCGTCGGCCTCGTTGGCGATGGTGAATTCGATTCCCGCCTTGAGCCTTTCCCAGACCCTCGGCACCGCGGCCCACACCGTGGGCCGCACGTCGGGCAGCGCGGCTGCGATGGCCCGCGGATCGTCGACGACGGTGACCTGAGCGCCGAACACCTCCAGGGCGTAGAGCCCCATCACCCGGTCGGCCATGTGCGCCGTCGGGAGATACGAGGTGACCCGGTCACCGAACTCCGAAGGAAGCACGGTGTTGAGCGCCCGGGACTCGAACAGCAGGTTGGCGTGGGTCATCTCCACACCTTTCGGGTTTCCGGTGGTTCCCGAGGTGTAGACGAGCGTCACGATGTCGTCGGGTTGTACTGCGCGCCAGGTCGATTCGAAGTCGAAGTCGTCGTCGGCCGCCGCGTACAGCTGCTCGACCGACAGGGTGCCCGGCGGTGCCCCGTCGATGCAGACGATGTGCTCGATCGGCACCCCGCTGGCGCGGATCCGGTCCACGTACTGCTCCTCGCAGATCGCGACCTTGGTGCCGGCGTTGCCGAACAGGTACGTCAGCTGCTCGGCCGGGAGCGTGTTGTAGACCGAAAACGACGTCGCCCCAAGGTGTTGCGCACCGATTTCGAGCGGATAGAACTCGATCCGGTTGGCCATCATCAGCGACACGGCGTCGCCGCGCCGAATCCCCAACCCCGAAAGGCCGGCGGCGACCTTGCGCACCTGTTCGGCGCACTCGCGCCACGTCATGGTCTGGGTTGCACCGGGTGTGCGTAGCACGACGGCGTCGGGGTCGATCGCGGCGTTGCGCTGAAACGCCGCGCACAAGGTGGCCGGATCCTGGGCTGTCGTCATTTCCGTCCTCCCCGGCGCCGCATCAGCACTGCCCTGGTGAGCCTACGTCCGAGCACAGGGGCAGGAAACATATCCCGTGACTTCACCGGTTCACGCCTGCGCGCGCCAGAGCTGCACCGTGCTCGTCGCGCCGCCGGGCAGCTCCACCAGCTCGATCGGCGTGCCATCGGGGTCGTGGATGAAGAACATCCGCACGCCCCCGATGTCGACGGGCGGGTCGGCCCGCACGCCGGGGTGGTGGCGCGTCACGGTGTCGTAGGCGGCGTCGAGATCGTCGACGCGAAACGACATGTTGGTGTAGCCGAGGTGCGGGCCGCTCGGGCACTCGGGCACCGCACCCAACGACAACAGCTCCACCATCGCCGCCCCGATCAGCCCGCCGATCATGCGGCCCTGCTGGGCGGCGCCGCCGGTGACCGAATCCAGTCCGGCGCCTGCGAGTTCGACGTCGAAGACCACGTCCATGCCCAGCACCGCGGTGTAGAAGGCCAGCGACGCCTCGATGTCGGAGACGCCGATGCAGACATGCGAGAAGTTCTGCACGGCGATGGGGTGCTGCTGGCTCATGTGGGCTCCTTGCCGGGGCTGGGTGGGTGAAT
This window harbors:
- a CDS encoding lysophospholipid acyltransferase, yielding MSGGPAGTAREIGRVGVRKLLQRTGLVTESTSPLSTDPAEVVELLGAPWYAQRLDKLAHDLGRDPESVRAEAACYLREMAPSLDQQAVKAWRSFSCWLMRAYDVLTDEDQIAALRKLDRKATLAFSFSHRSYLDGLLLPEVIQANRLSPALTFGGANLNFFPMGVWAKRTGTIFIRRQTKDIPVYRFVLRAYAAQLVQNHANLTWSIEGGRTRTGKLRPPVFGILRYIADAVDEIDGPEVYLVPTSIVYDQLHEVEAMTTEAYGATKRPEDFRFLIRLARQQGERLGRAYLDFGEPLPLRKRLEELRAEESGTGTEIERIALDVEHRINRATPVTPTAVVSLALLGADRSLSISEVLATVRPLASYIAAHNWAVAGAADLTNRSTIRWTLQQLVASGVVSVYDAGTEPVWGIGAEQHLVAAFYRNAAIHIVVDRAIAETALLAAAENAEESVDALVHPTAVRDEALRLRELLKFEFLFSARAQFEKELADEVRLIGRVEDTSKAAGVADVRGLLEKADVLLAHLVLRPFLDAYHVVADRLAAYEDESFDEDAFLAECLEVGKQWELQRRIASAESRSMELFKTALRLVRHRELVDGFDDLNIARRRREFADEIATAVRRVNTIAELARTR
- a CDS encoding VOC family protein; translation: MSQQHPIAVQNFSHVCIGVSDIEASLAFYTAVLGMDVVFDVELAGAGLDSVTGGAAQQGRMIGGLIGAAMVELLSLGAVPECPSGPHLGYTNMSFRVDDLDAAYDTVTRHHPGVRADPPVDIGGVRMFFIHDPDGTPIELVELPGGATSTVQLWRAQA